A genomic stretch from Helianthus annuus cultivar XRQ/B chromosome 1, HanXRQr2.0-SUNRISE, whole genome shotgun sequence includes:
- the LOC110933453 gene encoding glutathione S-transferase T3-like: MMLRGAYNFPPNPTPPVQPQPIPMQPFQQPEPDDDVDVVPETQPAKGKGKRNKGKQVVGDQSSKPKSTKWTSIEEEALAKAFIATSNNKTKSNNQTGDGFWSKVLAKFLELMDQGPYHDIDSVSSKWRKLNSAVNRFCEEYNKIYTSGRRSGMSDDDVFKKALDNYKSNNANTNFAHVRAWEIMKKEPKWSPIPNEVEMVKREKTSETGSFSAGGSDARCHINLNDDADFDEEEYAIHEAERPPGRDKSKKERAKGKEKEKLDPKMEEFMENLKMYNEVSAQKTKAKEWVVEEKTRVAEEKLREKVRLSNKKIRISDEKIRLKEWEMITMDVDQYPEPKRSMLKKLQNDIMKKHNII, translated from the exons ATGATGTTGCGGGGTGCGTATAATTTCCCACCGAACCCGACACCACCCGTTCAACCCCAACCGATCCCGATGCAACCCTTTCAACAACCCGAACCCGACGACGATGTGGATGTTGTTCCCGAAACCCAACCGGCTAAAGGAAAAGGAAAACGAAACAAAGGCAAGCAAGTGGTTGGTGATCAATCGTCCAAACCGAAGTCGACTAAGTGGACGTCAATCGAAGAAGAAGCCTTAGCCAAGGCTTTCATAGCCACGTCTAACAACAAGACAAAAA GTAATAACCAAACGGGTGACGGGTTTTGGTCCAAGGTTTTGGCGAAGTTCCTTGAACTTATGGACCAAGGCCCGTATCATGATATCGACTCGGTGTCGTCAAAGTGGCGGAAATTGAACTCGGCCGTCAATAGGTTTTGCGaggaatataataaaatatatacaagTGGGCGTCGTAGCGGCATGAGCGACGACGATGTTTTCAAAAAAGCGTTGGACAACTATAAGTCGAACAATGCTAATACCAACTTTGCTCACGTTCGCGCGTGGGAAATTATGAAGAAGGAACCGAAATGGTCGCCGATTCCTAACGAGGTGGAGATGGTGAAACGCGAAAAAACATCGGAAACGGGTAGTTTTAGCGCCGGTGGATCGGACGCGAGGTgtcacataaacttaaatgatGACGCCGACTTTGACGAAGAGGAGTACGCCATACATGAAGCGGAGCGTCCACCGGGCCGAGACAAATCAAAGAAGGAGCGGGCCAaggggaaagaaaaggaaaagttgGACCCGAAGATGGAAGAGTTTATGGAAAACTTAAAAATGTACAACGAAGTCTCGGCCCAAAAGACGAAGGCGAAGGAGTGGGTCGTCGAAGAAAAAACTCGTGTAGCGGAAGAAAAGTTACGCGAGAAGGTCCGATTGTCGAACAAGAAAATCAGAATTTCGGATGAAAAAATTCGGCTCAAGGAATGGGAAATGATAACCATGGATGTCGATCAGTATCCCGAGCcgaaacgttcgatgttgaaaaaacttcaaAACGACATCATGAAGAAGCATAATATTATTTAA
- the LOC110933447 gene encoding disease resistance protein RGA2 gives MGDALVSALVSEVVRTLTAAAMEEFALFRGFKGDILALKEDFEQIQAVLEDAEEKQVKEKAVELWLRRLRSASLKVEDVLDEVKTEALLQRLHKEINIERGIKYKVRALISKFKFRVRAAHKVKAIRTKLDDLASKRLKFNLTSSDTSHVDVGVEGEMPNRETSSLILDSSKILGRNEEVEMVIRTICNKDIGKYENGEIRVYGIWGMGGLGKTTLAQLVYNHKRVDQYFDLRCWVYVSENFQVKEIIKGIITSIDKCECTLTHLDVLQESLQSKLREKKFLIVLDDVWAEENEKAKWEGLSGTLSCGAEGSIVVMTTRSERTSRMMAKVDELQHELGCLSEEDSWLLFKKHAFAQGRVGDDIRKLEPIGREIVVKCKGLPLAVKTLGSLMWSKSSSNDWQRVKDHNIWNLQENNVLPALKLSYDNLVPHLKRCFSYFCLFPKGYKLGKDELISLWVANGFIPPRGETDLYVIGEESFNCLVWKSLFQVDDYDTCKIHDLVHDMAQHVMRHDCLVIEPTCKEVRIPNEVLHLSLSCSGEKFILSSDDLGKLTSLRSMFMFGDGDEHFISQVFNHVYLRVLYFDLRRLETLPESICKLKHLRYLNLSNSDIEVLPESIMYLQNLQVLILSYCIELCKLPESVCKLKYLKYLNLFSSGIEVLPEGLKEMINLQRLDINDCDSLQHLPFGIEKLTSLRMLPRFPVGKERGAKISELGDINLLEGRLEIEGLENVGGLSEAKSANLKCKKNLSILVLKWSECDSDESDTEELYTREMFPYIEEVLEGLEPNPSLEILKMYNYMGKTISPSWMDNLRNLVEILFYNCENCEHISPLGRLPNLKVIDISFMHSLKCFHDDDINKTGDNTNMFLCLQRLQIMWSPNLVSLPSNLPKLEFLELKNCGGLTTLPRNLPKLEALELESCEGLSSLPCNLPSIRKLKLLFCDGLLSLPDEIQSFKDLNKLEIRRCKHLSKRCKREKGEDWHRISHIPDINIDPPMQY, from the coding sequence ATGGGAGATGCACTTGTTTCAGCCCTTGTGAGCGAGGTAGTGCGGACATTAACTGCTGCAGCTATGGAAGAGTTTGCTCTATTCCGTGGGTTCAAGGGCGATATTTTGGCTCTCAAGGAAGATTTCGAGCAGATCCAAGCTGTTCTTGAAGATGCAGAAGAGAAACAAGTCAAGGAAAAGGCTGTAGAGTTATGGCTTCGACGTCTCAGATCTGCATCCTTGAAGGTTGAAGATGTGCTGGACGAGGTCAAAACCGAAGCTTTGCTACAACGTCTACACAAAGAAATAAACATCGAAAGAGGCATCAAATACAAGGTAAGAGCCTTAATCTCCAAATTTAAGTTTCGTGTTAGGGCTGCTCATAAAGTTAAAGCCATAAGAACAAAACTGGATGATCTTGCATCTAAGAGACTTAAGTTTAATTTGACCTCTAGTGACACAAGTCATGTAGATGTGGGAGTTGAAGGTGAGATGCCTAATAGGGAAACTAGCTCGCTTATACTTGATTCTTCAAAGATCTTAGGACGAAATGAAGAGGTGGAGATGGTAATTAGAACGATATGCAACAAAGATATAGGAAAATATGAGAATGGTGAGATTCGGGTGTATGGTATATGGGGCATGGGAGGTCTGGGAAAGACTACTCTAGCTCAGTTAGTCTATAACCATAAGAGGGTTGACCAATATTTCGACTTAAGATGTTGGGTGTATGTCTCTGAAAACTTCCAAGTTAAAGAGATAATAAAAGGAATCATCACATCCATAGATAAATGTGAGTGTACACTTACACACCTGGATGTGTTGCAAGAGTCCCTTCAAAGCAAGTTAAGGGAAAAGAAATTTCTTATTGTACTAGATGACGTTTGGGCTGAAGAGAATGAAAAGGCCAAGTGGGAAGGATTGAGTGGAACATTAAGTTGTGGGGCCGAAGGAAGTATTGTTGTGATGACAACACGGTCGGAGAGAACTAGTAGAATGATGGCAAAGGTTGACGAGCTACAACATGAACTGGGATGTTTATCAGAAGAGGACTCATGGTTATTATTCAAGAAGCATGCGTTTGCACAAGGAAGAGTGGGGGATGACATACGTAAGCTAGAGCCTATTGGAAGGGAAATAGTTGTGAAATGTAAAGGACTGCCTTTGGCAGTGAAGACTTTGGGTAGCTTAATGTGGTCAAAAAGTAGTAGCAACGATTGGCAACGTGTGAAAGACCATAACATATGGAACTTGCAGGAAAACAACGTCTTGCCTGCTTTGAAGTTAAGTTATGATAACTTGGTTCCTCATTTAAAGAGatgtttttcttatttttgtCTGTTTCCTAAAGGCTATAAACTAGGAAAGGATGAGCTAATTTCGTTGTGGGTGGCGAACGGTTTCATTCCGCCTAGAGGAGAAACAGACTTGTATGTGATTGGAGAAGAAAGTTTtaattgtttggtttggaaaTCCCTCTTCCAGGTGGATGATTATGATACATGTAAAATTCATGATCTAGTGCATGACATGGCACAACATGTGATGAGACATGATTGTTTAGTTATAGAGCCTACTTGTAAGGAGGTTAGAATCCCAAATGAGGTGCTCCATCTAAGCTTGTCATGTTCAGGTGAAAAGTTTATTTTATCATCTGATGATTTGGGAAAGCTAACATCATTAAGGTCGATGTTCATGTTCGGGGATGGGGATGAACATTTTATTAGTCAAGTTTTCAACCACGTGTATCTAAGGGTATTATATTTTGATCTTAGAAGGTTAGAGACATTACCTGAATCAATTTGCAAACTCAAGCATCTGAGATACTTGAATTTATCAAATTCAGATATAGAAGTGTTACCCGAGTCGATTATGTATCTCCAAAACTTGCAAGTTTTGATTTTAAGTTATTGTATCGAGCTGTGTAAGTTGCCcgaatcagtttgcaaactcaaGTATCTGAAATACTTGAACTTGTTTAGCTCAGGTATAGAAGTTTTACCTGAAGGCCTAAAAGAGATGATTAATCTTCAACGTTTGGACATCAATGATTGTGATTCTCTCCAACATTTGCCGTTTGGAATCGAGAAACTAACAAGTCTTCGAATGCTTCCACGGTTTCCTGTTGGCAAGGAGAGAGGGGCCAAAATAAGCGAATTGGGGGATATAAATCTACTTGAGGGGAGGTTGGAGATAGAAGGACTTGAAAATGTTGGAGGTTTAAGTGAAGCCAAGAGTGCCAATCTCAAATGCAAAAAGAATTTGTCGATTTTGGTGTTAAAGTGGTCGGAATGTGATTCGGACGAGAGTGATACAGAAGAATTATATACACGAGAAATGTTTCCATACATCGAAGAGGTTCTTGAGGGATTAGAGCCAAATCCGTCTTTAGAGATATTGAAAATGTATAATTACATGGGAAAGACCATTTCTCCAAGTTGGATGGACAATTTAAGGAATTTGGTTGAAATCCTTTTCTACAACTGTGAGAACTGTGAGCATATTTCACCACTTGGGAGACTTCCCAATCTTAAGGTTATTGACATCTCTTTCATGCATTCTTTGAAGTGTTTCCATGACGACGACATAAACAAGACAGGAGACAACACGAATATGTTTCTTTGTTTACAAAGATTGCAAATCATGTGGAGTCCGAATTTGGTTTCCTTGCCAAGTAACCTTCCAAAACTTGAGTTTTTAGAATTAAAGAATTGTGGCGGATTAACTACTTTACCACGTAACCTTCCAAAGCTCGAGGCTTTAGAATTAGAAAGTTGTGAGGGACTAAGTTCTTTACCATGTAACCTTCCAAGCATCAGAAAGTTGAAATTGTTATTTTGTGATGGGTTACTTTCTCTACCGGATGAGATTCAGAGTTTCAAGGATCTAAACAAACTTGAGATAAGACGTTGTAAACATCTAAGTAAAAGGTGTAAAAGAGAGAAGGGTGAAGATTGGCATAGAATTTCTCACATTCCTGATATCAATATTGATCCTCCAATGCAATATTAA
- the LOC110882925 gene encoding uncharacterized protein LOC110882925: MEIVVSIQAETPLSVQSNHRSKTDTAWKYVSETQDETGKKVVVCTFCQKGFRGGGINRMKQHLAGVKGNVASCVKVPADVKLLMQGILDGKSQQTKEKPSGSHVHNLDGDKAVEAQTTNSQKTHANEGKRKAPSNLPSNPKRVLGDDEGDDEPLPPGIRVSKFDQSVENHFKAMDKIATLSGESEFEHEQTEIHRLSASVTFLSQWRYFCYQPRDIRFACEKETSREKNVTTKVKLPQFSSAVVPKDIPSGNDISSPLSKDFVMYVGGPVWALDWCPGVHQSSTFDTNVEFIAVSAHPPESTYHKIGAPLTGRGLIQIWCVLNTGQSQEGETRLVKVKKRKSSTITDPTKSTRPRGRPRKTPRKETDHGDQSPKSRNNLLQLFSETETDEKFKTQKSPKPRGRPRKKPIKESSNNFDDSNNNMQLLTESTSNSPKTSPEPLAVKFPDNFTLLTPGILAKAQVTKEVTNVYTRRPKKHRKDQSPKSTRTPSKSKSTRTPSESKSTNCQTESESQAKGVDPPIISQSRESPIDEDDVLPRLVMGLAHNGKVAWDVKWRPSDFRHVSKHVMGYLAVLLGNGALEVWEVPLPRVTKAIFSCQKEGKDPRFLKLKPVFLCSMLKCGDRQSIPLTLEWSTSAPHDLILAGCHDGVVALWKFSASSSSKDTRPLLCFSADTVPIRALTWAPLASDPESANIIATGSHKGLKFWDIRDPFHPLWDIPYQKVVNSLEWLPDPRCVVLSFDDGEIKIISLLKAASDVPVTGMPCDKKPLHGSYSYYCSSSSIWSVQVSSLTGMVAYCCSDGKVINFQLTIKAVEKDPHRNREPHYLCGSLTEEEDSSLTVLSPLPDVPIPMKRSSTEWGDTPKTSRGVKSRSNQEKRAKGQISKFQTPPKPSSGDPLVNTQKNNNDTSREAQIDNQTSQALVCIDDDNKVEETNVKEEETDVYPPKIVAMHRVRWNMNKGSERLVCYGGAAGILRCQKII; the protein is encoded by the exons ATGGAAATTGTTGTTTCGATACAAGCAGAAACACCTCTTTCCGTTCAATCAAATCACCGTTCAAAAACAGATACAGCTTGGAAATACGTCAGTGAAACTCAAGATGAAACCGGAAAAAAGGTTGTCGTTTGTACTTTTTGTCAAAAAGGCTTTCGTGGTGGCGGGATAAATCGAATGAAGCAACACCTTGCCGGAGTGAAAGGTAACGTTGCAAGCTGCGTGAAGGTACCGGCGGATGTCAAGCTTCTTATGCAAGGGATTTTGGATGGAAAATCTCAACAAACAAAAGAAAAGCCTAGTGGGTCGCATGTACATAACTTGGATGGTGATAAAGCAGTTGAAGCGCAAACAACGAACTCGCAAAAAACTCATGCAAATGAGGGAAAAAGAAAAGCTCCGTCAAACTTGCCGTCAAATCCCAAACGAG TGTTGGGCGATGATGAAGGTGACGATGAACCTCTTCCACCTGGAATTAGGGTTTCAAAGTTCGATCAATCAGTCGAAAATCACTTCAAAGCGATGGATAAAATCGCAACGCTCTCTGGCGAATCAGAATTCGAGCATGAACAAACTGAGATTCATCGATTATCCGCTTCCGTTACTTTCTTAAG TCAATGGAGATATTTTTGTTATCAACCTCGGGATATACGGTTTGCTTGCGAAAAGGAAACTTCTAGGGAGAAAAACGTCACAACTAAGGTCAAACTGCCGCAGTTTTCTTCAGCGGTTGTTCCCAAG GATATACCAAGTGGAAACGATATTTCGTCACCATTGAG CAAAGATTTTGTAATGTATGTTGGCGGGCCTGTTTGGGCTTTGGATTGGTGTCCCGGAGTTCATCAAAGTTCTACGTTCGACACTAATGTTGAG TTCATAGCGGTTTCTGCTCATCCTCCAGAGTCTACATATCACAAGATCGGTGCTCCACTTACCGGAAGAGGTCTGATCCAAATATGGTGTGTGTTGAATACGGGTCAAAGTCAAGAAGGTGAGACTCGGTTGGTCAAAGTCAAGAAACGAAAATCTTCCACAATTACTGACCCCACGAAGTCAACGAGACCAAGAGGGAGACCGAGAAAGACTCCTCGAAAAGAAACGGATCACGGTGATCAATCTCCGAAAAGTCGAAATAATTTACTTCAGTTATTTTCCGAAACGGAAACCGATGAAAAGTTCAAAACTCAGAAGTCACCGAAGCCAAGAGGAAGACCTAGAAAGAAACCGATAAAAGAATCATCGAACAACTTTGACGATAGTAATAATAATATGCAACTGCTTACGGAATCTACGTCTAACTCACCGAAAACGAGCCCGGAGCCTCTTGCCGTTAAATTTCCTGACAATTTTACCCTTTTGACCCCCGGAATCCTTGCGAAAGCGCAAGTCACCAAAGAGGTTACTAACGTCTATACTCGAAGACCAAAAAAACACCGTAAAGACCAGTCACCAAAGTCAACAAGGACACcctcaaagtcaaagtcaacaagGACACCCTCAGAGTCAAAGTCAACAAATTGTCAAACAGAGAGTGAAAGTCAAGCAAAGGGTGTTGACCCACCTATAATATCACAAAGTCGTGAAAGTCCCATTGACGAAGATGATGTTTTGCCGAGACTTGTAATGGGCCTGGCCCATAATGGAAAAGTTGCGTGGGATGTGAAATGGCGGCCGTCTGATTTCCGTCATGTTTCGAAACACGTAATGGGATATCTTGCGGTTTTGCTTGGGAATGGGGCTCTTGAAGT GTGGGAGGTACCTCTTCCTCGTGTTACAAAAGCTATATTTTCTTGTCAAAAAGAAGGTAAAGATCCTCGTTTCCTCAAGTTGAAGCCGGTTTTCTTATGTTCAATGTTGAAATGCGGTGATAGACAAAG CATTCCTCTAACATTGGAGTGGTCAACATCAGCTCCTCATGATCTCATTCTGGCTGGTTGTCATGATGGAGTG GTTGCCCTGTGGAAGTTCTCTGCTAGTAGTTCATCTAAAG ATACTAGACCTTTGCTTTGCTTCAGTGCAGATACTGTTCCTATAAGGGCACTTACGTGGGCTCCACTCGCCAG TGATCCTGAGAGTGCAAATATAATTGCTACTGGCAGTCATAAAGGTTTAAAGTTTTGGGATATACG TGATCCGTTTCACCCTCTTTGGGATATACCGTATCAAAAAGTCGTAAATAGTTTAGAATGGCTGCCAGATCCAAG ATGTGTTGTTTTATCTTTTGATGACGGGGAAATAAAAATAATCAGCTTATTAAAAGCTGCATCTGATGTCCCTGTTACTGGCATGCCGTGTGATAAAAAACCACTACATGGATCGTATAGTTATTATTGTTCGTCATCTTCAATTTGGAGTGTTCAAGTGTCAAGTTTAACGG GCATGGTTGCATATTGCTGTTCAGATGGTAAAGTTATTAATTTCCAG CTTACAATAAAAGCAGTGGAGAAAGATCCGCACAGAAACCGTGAACCGCATTATCTTTGTGGGTCCCTAACGGAGGAAGAAGATTCGAGTCTTACTGTTTTATCTCCGTTGCCAGACGTCCCCATTCCGATGAAGAGATCTTCCACCGAGTGGGGCGATACCCCCAAAACGAGTCGTGGCGTTAAGTCTAGGTCAAATCAAGAAAAGAGAGCCAAGGGCCAAATCTCTAAATTCCAAACGCCACCCAAACCATCCTCAG GAGACCCGTTGGTGAATACGCAGAAGAACAATAACGACACTTCACGGGAAGCCCAAATCGATAACCAAACGAGTCAAGCACTAGTGTGCATTGATGACGACAATAAGGTTGAAGAAACGAACGTTAAAGAGGAGGAAACCGACGTTTACCCTCCAAAAATCGTCGCGATGCATCGTGTAAGATGGAACATGAATAAAGGCAGTGAGAGGTTGGTGTGTTATGGAGGTGCTGCTGGAATCCTAAGGTGTCAGAAAATTATATGA